From one Variovorax sp. PBL-H6 genomic stretch:
- a CDS encoding LysR substrate-binding domain-containing protein — protein sequence MELRHLRYLVAIAGTGSFTRAAEVLGIAQPTLSHQIKQMETELGAVLFDRFPRVVVLTEAGRGLLPHAQRMLVEMDAAINTVSELQGLLRGTLNVGLFHSFSRSQVSSVLAKFAQEHPGLQVVARLLPRAAMERELLDGSLDLAIAYVSEDTEHIAAEKLFEEELVLAVGPSHPLANAPSVEMQALRDERMVLLTREFSSRQMLNRFLGDLGATPNVVLEVNSIEAILSIVRSTALSSVLAAGAIDALAGVSKVRLLTPTPRRWVALLWRKDGHRTAAALRMADMIRDVYARASAANDDA from the coding sequence ATGGAACTGCGTCACCTTCGCTACCTGGTCGCCATCGCCGGCACCGGCAGCTTCACGCGAGCCGCGGAGGTGCTCGGCATCGCGCAGCCCACGCTCTCCCACCAGATCAAGCAGATGGAGACCGAACTCGGCGCGGTGCTGTTCGATCGCTTCCCGCGCGTCGTGGTCTTGACGGAGGCGGGCCGCGGCCTGTTGCCGCATGCGCAGCGGATGCTGGTCGAGATGGATGCCGCGATCAACACCGTCTCCGAACTGCAAGGGTTGTTGCGCGGCACGTTGAACGTCGGGCTGTTCCACTCGTTCTCGCGCTCGCAGGTCAGCTCGGTGCTGGCGAAGTTCGCACAGGAGCACCCCGGCCTTCAAGTCGTCGCGCGCCTCTTGCCGCGTGCCGCGATGGAGCGCGAATTGCTGGACGGCAGCCTGGATCTTGCGATCGCCTACGTGTCCGAGGACACCGAGCACATCGCCGCCGAGAAGCTGTTCGAGGAGGAGCTGGTGCTTGCCGTCGGGCCGTCGCATCCGCTCGCCAATGCCCCCTCGGTGGAGATGCAGGCGCTGCGCGATGAGCGCATGGTCCTGCTCACGCGCGAGTTCTCGTCGCGCCAGATGCTCAATCGATTTCTCGGCGACCTGGGCGCGACACCCAACGTGGTGCTCGAAGTCAACTCCATCGAGGCCATCCTGTCGATCGTGCGCAGCACGGCGCTGTCCTCGGTGCTCGCAGCGGGTGCCATCGATGCGCTCGCGGGCGTGAGCAAGGTGCGCCTGCTCACGCCGACGCCGCGCCGCTGGGTGGCATTGCTGTGGCGCAAGGACGGGCATCGCACCGCCGCCGCGCTGCGCATGGCGGACATGATCCGCGACGTGTACGCACGCGCCAGCGCGGCCAACGACGATGCATAG
- a CDS encoding ABC transporter permease, protein MTQLKHSQAVAVPTVDKSRKKAAGGSFTERYASVLLAAAILLAWQVAVPLLGLSEFVLPTPLAIGKRIVTDFDLLAAHSYITLLEVLAGFLAGVLIGIPLALAIFYSKAFERAVYPLLVALQTVPKIALAPLLVLYLGYGWGPKISLAFLISFFPIVISTVVGLQSLDKGLVNMVRSMGSTEWQTFFKVRLPAAMPSIFGGLKVAISLAVIGAIIGEYIAAERGLGYLQLQATSQFDTTLNFATVVTISLLGVLLYFVLALIESKVSYQRESAK, encoded by the coding sequence ATGACCCAACTCAAACACTCCCAAGCCGTTGCGGTGCCCACTGTGGACAAGTCCAGGAAGAAAGCCGCAGGCGGCAGCTTCACCGAGCGCTATGCGTCCGTGCTGCTGGCTGCGGCCATCCTGCTCGCGTGGCAGGTCGCGGTCCCGCTTCTCGGCCTGTCGGAATTCGTACTCCCGACGCCGCTGGCCATCGGCAAGCGGATCGTGACGGACTTCGATCTGCTCGCGGCCCACTCGTACATCACCTTGCTCGAAGTGCTTGCGGGCTTTCTTGCCGGGGTGCTGATTGGCATTCCCCTGGCGCTGGCGATCTTCTATTCGAAAGCGTTCGAGCGTGCCGTCTATCCGCTGCTGGTGGCGCTGCAGACCGTGCCGAAGATCGCGCTGGCACCCCTGCTGGTTCTCTACCTCGGCTACGGCTGGGGCCCCAAGATCAGCCTCGCGTTCCTGATCTCCTTCTTCCCGATCGTGATCTCGACGGTGGTCGGCCTCCAGTCGCTGGACAAGGGCCTGGTGAACATGGTGCGCTCCATGGGGTCCACCGAATGGCAGACCTTCTTCAAGGTCAGGCTGCCCGCCGCCATGCCGAGCATCTTCGGCGGCCTGAAGGTGGCCATCTCCCTGGCCGTGATCGGCGCCATCATCGGCGAGTACATCGCCGCGGAGCGAGGCCTCGGCTACCTTCAACTGCAGGCGACCTCGCAGTTCGATACGACGCTGAACTTCGCCACCGTCGTCACCATCTCCCTGCTCGGCGTGCTGCTCTATTTCGTTCTGGCGCTGATCGAGTCCAAGGTCTCCTATCAACGTGAAAGCGCCAAATGA
- a CDS encoding GntR family transcriptional regulator: MEKTAERLPQTTPEVPGKRARGSVPEEVFQRLRRGLMVGAFVPGQVMSLRKLASSFGTSPMPIREALARLVVINALEDTASGSVRVPRLTPKKLKELFAVRELIEGMATEMACRNGTPALLSTLTGINDELLEAIAKRNLLGCLSSNQRFHFTLYEASKTEVVMPLVESLWLQFGPTMYLSLLSPSTPWDASAHVEILEGLRTRKPAMARQGVLRDIRSTGSSLAPALSESNGDDLLSAPLDDLYFGN; the protein is encoded by the coding sequence ATGGAAAAGACCGCCGAGCGCCTTCCACAAACCACACCTGAAGTACCGGGCAAACGCGCGCGCGGCAGCGTCCCGGAGGAAGTCTTCCAACGCCTTCGGCGCGGCCTGATGGTCGGTGCTTTCGTGCCCGGGCAGGTGATGAGCCTGCGCAAGCTGGCCAGCAGCTTCGGCACCAGTCCGATGCCGATCCGGGAGGCGCTGGCGCGGCTGGTCGTCATCAATGCGCTGGAAGACACCGCCAGCGGTTCTGTTCGCGTTCCGCGGCTCACCCCCAAGAAGCTGAAGGAACTCTTCGCCGTGCGGGAGCTGATCGAGGGCATGGCGACGGAGATGGCGTGCCGCAACGGCACCCCGGCCTTGCTGAGCACCTTGACCGGCATCAACGACGAGCTGCTGGAGGCGATTGCGAAGCGCAACCTGCTCGGCTGCCTGTCCTCGAACCAGCGCTTTCACTTCACGCTGTACGAGGCCTCCAAGACCGAGGTGGTCATGCCGCTGGTGGAGTCGCTGTGGCTGCAGTTCGGACCCACCATGTACTTGTCGCTGCTGTCCCCGAGCACGCCGTGGGATGCCTCGGCGCATGTCGAGATCTTGGAGGGCCTGCGCACCAGGAAGCCCGCGATGGCCAGGCAGGGCGTGCTGCGCGACATTCGAAGCACGGGCAGCTCGCTCGCCCCTGCGCTCAGCGAATCGAATGGGGACGACCTGCTTTCCGCTCCGCTCGACGATCTCTATTTCGGCAACTGA
- a CDS encoding amidohydrolase family protein: MRILRSVALIDRAGSFDLVLEGERVRDISAAADAAAPRWLAMPSLVNLHAHANRAYAAPARRPSSLGDAVASAKRERASATTEDIRARASKLLRRSIEHGVSSVRTHTDIDVVTGMRAIDGVLAAASEVTSALDVEIVAFASAAADPSHPETRALFSEAVGRGASLIGAVPALCAHPARALDALLDTAMALDVPVDVHLDEHLDAPGALIHRLVEATEARGLQGRVTVSHACVLSALPCADVRRLLDRMAAAGIVLVVLPELNLYLQARGDGAPRVRGLAPVIEALKSGVPVRFGTDNVRDWFFPFGDGDMLETGFVGALASQVDAAEELGALICGGRRRIEVGDLADLLLVPASCFDDALARRPAGRVLLRRGEEVGAAARGAMAAVSGQAGLVDAAD; encoded by the coding sequence ATGCGGATCCTGCGTTCCGTCGCGCTGATCGATCGCGCGGGCAGTTTCGATCTTGTGCTCGAGGGCGAGCGCGTGCGTGACATCTCGGCCGCCGCGGATGCGGCAGCGCCGCGCTGGCTGGCCATGCCATCGCTGGTCAACCTGCATGCGCATGCCAACCGTGCGTATGCGGCGCCGGCACGGCGTCCGTCGTCGCTCGGCGATGCGGTGGCTTCGGCGAAGCGCGAGCGCGCCAGCGCCACCACCGAGGACATCAGGGCGCGAGCTTCCAAGCTGCTGCGCAGGTCAATCGAGCATGGCGTTTCCTCAGTACGCACGCACACCGACATCGATGTCGTCACCGGCATGCGCGCGATCGACGGGGTGCTGGCGGCCGCATCCGAAGTGACATCGGCGCTCGATGTCGAGATCGTGGCCTTTGCGAGCGCGGCTGCTGATCCGAGTCATCCCGAGACGCGAGCGCTGTTCTCCGAGGCGGTCGGCCGAGGTGCTTCGCTGATCGGCGCCGTGCCGGCGCTTTGCGCCCACCCCGCGCGGGCGCTGGACGCACTGCTCGACACCGCGATGGCGCTGGACGTTCCAGTCGACGTTCATCTCGACGAACATCTCGACGCGCCGGGCGCACTGATCCACCGGCTGGTGGAAGCGACCGAGGCGCGTGGCCTGCAGGGTCGCGTCACGGTGAGTCACGCCTGCGTGCTTTCGGCCCTGCCGTGCGCCGATGTCCGCCGGCTCCTCGACCGGATGGCTGCCGCAGGCATTGTGTTGGTGGTGCTGCCCGAGCTGAATCTCTATCTGCAGGCGCGTGGCGACGGTGCGCCGCGCGTGCGCGGGTTGGCGCCTGTCATCGAGGCGTTGAAGTCGGGTGTCCCGGTTCGTTTCGGCACCGACAATGTCAGGGACTGGTTCTTTCCGTTCGGGGATGGCGACATGCTCGAGACCGGCTTCGTCGGTGCCTTGGCCTCGCAGGTCGATGCCGCGGAGGAACTCGGCGCATTGATCTGCGGCGGCCGGCGGCGCATCGAAGTCGGCGATCTGGCGGACCTGCTGCTGGTACCGGCCTCGTGCTTCGACGATGCACTCGCAAGACGCCCCGCCGGGCGCGTGCTGCTGCGGCGAGGGGAGGAAGTGGGGGCCGCCGCGCGCGGTGCGATGGCAGCGGTCTCAGGCCAGGCTGGTCTCGTAGACGCTGCGGATTGA
- a CDS encoding amidohydrolase family protein, whose amino-acid sequence MRTLIEHLEFAFLVDADDTVVRDASILLDNDRIVDIGRAADVAARHRGEHFDRVMDGRMLGICPGFVDSHVHLSETLSRAVFPDNLNTRAWVFHWAKPFYAHITEEDEYWGALLGITEMLRNGTTCFIDMGSQYDPGITVRAMEKTGIRGVTGRHAADNPPPELPRGWTEEMARHHFFPNAQAALAELEACVRKYDGALDGRVRCWVNIEGKEPCTLELHVGAQKLAERLGVGTTYHLATSIEEAKVCEDKYGCWPITRIDRAGGIGSNLVIAHGAAVSDEEVKLLAARGAKVAFCPCSSFKLGKGATAIGKYPEMVAAGVTVGLGTDGVSAAGNMNLMRQMLIVAGMFKDARMKPDVFTARQALRAATIDGAKAAMWDHEIGSLEVGKKADFILFDLDHIEWTPFHDPLQALVFSASTASISQTWVDGKTLYSEGKVHGVDEPALRRKARELAAAAVERAGLHDEDVETTTTLYDNGN is encoded by the coding sequence ATGCGCACGCTCATCGAGCACCTTGAATTCGCGTTCCTCGTCGATGCCGACGACACGGTGGTGCGCGACGCCAGCATCCTCCTCGACAACGACCGCATCGTCGACATCGGGCGGGCGGCGGACGTCGCGGCACGACACCGCGGCGAGCACTTCGACCGGGTGATGGACGGGCGCATGCTCGGCATCTGTCCCGGCTTCGTCGACAGCCATGTCCATTTGTCCGAGACCCTGTCACGCGCCGTGTTCCCGGACAACCTGAACACGCGCGCCTGGGTCTTCCACTGGGCCAAGCCGTTCTACGCACACATCACGGAGGAAGACGAGTACTGGGGTGCGTTGCTCGGCATCACCGAGATGCTGCGCAACGGCACCACCTGCTTCATCGACATGGGCTCGCAGTACGACCCAGGCATCACGGTCCGTGCGATGGAGAAGACCGGCATCCGCGGCGTGACCGGCCGGCATGCCGCCGACAATCCGCCGCCCGAACTGCCGCGCGGCTGGACCGAGGAAATGGCGCGGCACCATTTCTTCCCGAATGCACAAGCGGCACTCGCCGAGCTGGAAGCCTGTGTGCGCAAGTACGACGGCGCTCTCGACGGTCGCGTGCGTTGCTGGGTGAACATCGAAGGCAAGGAACCCTGCACGCTCGAGCTCCACGTCGGCGCCCAGAAGCTGGCGGAGCGGCTCGGCGTCGGCACCACCTACCACCTGGCGACCTCGATCGAGGAGGCCAAGGTCTGCGAGGACAAGTATGGTTGCTGGCCGATCACGCGCATCGACCGCGCGGGGGGCATCGGCTCCAACCTGGTCATCGCCCACGGTGCGGCGGTCAGCGACGAGGAAGTGAAGCTGCTCGCGGCCCGCGGCGCCAAGGTCGCGTTCTGCCCGTGCTCCTCGTTCAAGCTCGGCAAGGGCGCGACGGCGATCGGCAAGTATCCCGAGATGGTCGCTGCCGGCGTGACGGTCGGGCTCGGTACCGATGGCGTGTCGGCTGCCGGCAACATGAACCTCATGCGCCAGATGCTGATCGTCGCCGGCATGTTCAAGGACGCACGCATGAAGCCCGACGTGTTCACGGCCCGGCAGGCCCTCAGGGCAGCGACGATCGACGGCGCCAAGGCGGCAATGTGGGACCACGAGATTGGTTCGCTCGAGGTCGGCAAGAAGGCCGACTTCATCCTGTTCGATCTCGATCACATCGAATGGACGCCTTTTCACGATCCGCTGCAGGCACTGGTCTTCTCGGCATCGACAGCGTCGATCTCGCAAACCTGGGTCGACGGCAAGACGCTCTACAGCGAAGGCAAGGTCCACGGGGTGGATGAGCCTGCGCTGCGTCGCAAGGCCAGGGAACTGGCGGCCGCAGCCGTGGAGCGCGCGGGGCTGCACGACGAGGACGTCGAAACCACGACGACGCTGTACGACAACGGCAACTGA
- a CDS encoding M24 family metallopeptidase, which translates to MRKVIIERQVKAIAEHKLDAMVSCSPENYAYATGFVVPSQPLIRHRHAMAIVTADGTTELFSVDMEASTVKRRAPEVPTRIWAEFTDDAMVVLADQLDKLGLGRARIGIEMDYLPAGDLSRLQKALPGAQFVHCEQILARLRQIKTPEEIALLRRLSRIADQAITDALASVRAGDSEMDIAGHLTRNVYALGAEHFKLMIIATGERSVLPNVGPSERRLKPRDVCRVEIFSVIDGYQAGVCRTAVVHEAPPKAEAIWQHLVDCKYRIMEMVKPGASCHAIYDAFIAKLAEMDLPPISFVGHGIGLHLHEDPYLGKTPVLGRPGTDALIEEGMVLGFEPLCYETGHGFGMQNKDMLLVTANGCELLSDYADTDKLLVVKG; encoded by the coding sequence ATGCGCAAAGTAATCATCGAGCGGCAGGTCAAGGCGATCGCCGAGCACAAGCTCGACGCCATGGTGTCGTGTTCCCCGGAAAACTACGCCTACGCCACCGGCTTCGTCGTGCCCTCGCAACCACTCATCAGGCACCGCCATGCGATGGCGATCGTCACGGCTGACGGCACGACGGAGCTGTTCTCGGTCGATATGGAAGCCAGCACCGTGAAGCGCCGTGCACCGGAGGTGCCCACGCGCATCTGGGCCGAGTTCACCGACGACGCGATGGTCGTGCTGGCCGACCAACTGGACAAGCTCGGACTCGGGCGCGCGCGCATCGGCATCGAGATGGACTACCTGCCGGCCGGCGACCTGTCGCGACTGCAGAAGGCGCTCCCCGGGGCGCAGTTCGTGCACTGCGAGCAGATCCTCGCGCGACTGCGCCAGATCAAGACGCCGGAGGAGATCGCCTTGCTGCGCCGCCTGTCGCGCATCGCCGATCAGGCCATCACGGACGCGCTCGCGTCGGTCAGGGCCGGCGATTCGGAAATGGACATCGCCGGGCACCTGACCCGCAACGTCTATGCCTTGGGTGCCGAGCACTTCAAGCTGATGATCATCGCGACCGGCGAGCGCAGCGTGCTGCCCAACGTGGGCCCGAGCGAGCGCAGGCTCAAGCCGCGCGACGTCTGCCGCGTCGAGATCTTCTCGGTGATCGACGGCTACCAGGCGGGGGTGTGCCGCACCGCGGTCGTGCACGAGGCGCCTCCCAAGGCGGAGGCCATCTGGCAGCACCTGGTGGACTGCAAGTACCGCATCATGGAAATGGTGAAGCCCGGCGCGAGCTGCCATGCCATCTACGACGCCTTCATTGCCAAGCTGGCCGAAATGGACCTGCCGCCGATCTCCTTCGTCGGCCATGGCATCGGGCTGCACCTGCACGAAGACCCTTACCTGGGCAAGACACCTGTCCTCGGCCGGCCCGGAACCGATGCGCTGATCGAGGAGGGCATGGTGCTCGGCTTCGAACCCCTGTGCTATGAAACGGGGCACGGCTTCGGCATGCAGAACAAGGACATGCTGCTGGTCACGGCCAATGGCTGCGAACTGCTGTCCGACTACGCCGATACCGACAAGCTGCTGGTCGTCAAAGGCTGA
- a CDS encoding mandelate racemase/muconate lactonizing enzyme family protein, with protein sequence MPTIRSIDTLLVQLPTRREHKWTGLTESIGRYLLTRVVDSDGRIGWGEAPALKDWGGEFGRYFGESTAIARMVIEKYLAPSLVGVELGNFAEMHARMDAVIRGYPYAKAAVEFAAYDVTGRWLGLPVHMLLGGKVRSRIMVTHSIGLIPIAEAEKEVAQVAAEGIRTIKIKIGVDAKRDIDMVRTVRAAVGDDVELCVDANEGYRTPGEAIATVRAMEPYRLKYVEQPVMGIERIAEVARAIDPPVMADESAWNAHDVIQISEHRAAQIVSIYSTKPGGLYKAMEVAAVCRAAGIICNVNGSVETGIGNLANIHLAAAAPAATLSCVVPVSTPAEWQNGQVGGIYYRDDLIAAPMKLVDGGIEVPSAPGMGIDADLAKIEKYTVRD encoded by the coding sequence ATGCCGACGATCCGGTCCATAGACACGCTGCTGGTCCAGCTTCCCACGCGACGAGAGCACAAGTGGACCGGTCTGACCGAATCCATCGGCCGCTATCTGCTGACGCGCGTGGTCGACAGCGACGGGCGCATCGGTTGGGGCGAGGCCCCGGCGTTGAAAGATTGGGGGGGTGAGTTCGGCCGCTACTTCGGCGAGTCCACGGCCATCGCCCGGATGGTCATCGAGAAGTACCTCGCCCCTTCGCTCGTCGGCGTCGAACTCGGGAACTTCGCTGAGATGCACGCGCGCATGGACGCGGTGATCCGCGGATATCCGTATGCCAAGGCCGCCGTCGAGTTTGCGGCCTACGACGTCACCGGCCGCTGGCTCGGCCTTCCGGTCCATATGCTGCTCGGCGGCAAGGTGCGCTCACGAATCATGGTGACCCACTCGATCGGGCTGATCCCGATCGCCGAGGCGGAAAAAGAAGTGGCGCAGGTCGCGGCCGAAGGGATCCGGACGATCAAGATCAAGATCGGGGTCGACGCGAAGCGCGACATCGACATGGTGCGCACGGTCCGGGCAGCGGTCGGTGACGATGTCGAACTGTGCGTGGACGCAAACGAAGGCTATCGCACGCCCGGCGAGGCCATCGCCACGGTGCGGGCCATGGAGCCGTACAGACTCAAGTATGTCGAGCAGCCGGTGATGGGCATCGAGCGCATTGCCGAGGTGGCGCGCGCGATCGACCCGCCGGTGATGGCGGACGAGTCGGCCTGGAACGCGCACGACGTGATCCAGATCAGCGAGCACCGCGCAGCGCAGATCGTGTCGATCTACAGCACCAAGCCGGGCGGGCTCTACAAGGCCATGGAAGTCGCGGCCGTATGCCGTGCGGCCGGAATCATCTGCAACGTGAACGGTTCGGTCGAGACCGGCATCGGCAACCTCGCCAACATCCACCTGGCCGCGGCGGCGCCTGCTGCGACCCTGTCCTGCGTGGTCCCGGTGTCCACGCCGGCCGAATGGCAAAACGGCCAGGTCGGAGGCATCTACTACCGCGACGACCTGATCGCCGCGCCGATGAAGCTTGTCGACGGCGGCATCGAAGTCCCGAGCGCGCCCGGCATGGGCATCGATGCCGATCTCGCCAAGATCGAGAAGTACACGGTGCGCGACTGA
- a CDS encoding RidA family protein: MTTQGPEARLAQLGIELPKAVAPAANYVPARKSGSLIYIAGQVPTADGKDQYVGKVGKDLSVEQAQQAARLCAINILAQLRTALGGSLEGVAGCVRLGGFVNATPEFGEHPKVINGASDLMVEVFGDAGRHARAAVGCNSLPRNVAVEVDAIFELA, translated from the coding sequence ATGACAACCCAAGGACCCGAAGCACGCCTGGCCCAACTCGGCATCGAACTGCCGAAGGCAGTCGCTCCAGCCGCCAACTATGTTCCCGCCCGCAAGAGCGGCTCTCTGATCTACATCGCGGGGCAGGTCCCGACTGCCGATGGCAAGGACCAGTACGTGGGCAAGGTGGGCAAGGACTTGTCGGTCGAGCAAGCGCAGCAGGCGGCGCGACTTTGCGCCATCAACATTCTTGCCCAGCTGCGCACCGCATTGGGTGGCAGCCTGGAAGGCGTCGCAGGCTGTGTGCGCCTCGGCGGCTTCGTCAACGCCACGCCCGAGTTCGGCGAGCATCCCAAGGTGATCAACGGCGCCTCCGACCTCATGGTCGAGGTGTTCGGCGATGCAGGCCGCCATGCACGTGCGGCGGTCGGCTGCAATTCGCTGCCGCGCAATGTCGCCGTCGAGGTCGATGCCATTTTCGAGCTGGCCTGA
- a CDS encoding ABC transporter substrate-binding protein, which produces MRLLQLRIPSFSRLRTAALAAALAATSTAWAADEVKVRFSWKLKGEYGHLYLAQEQGLYAAKDLTVRMGEGAGAPAALGALLQGQEDVVVMPAIFAVSAIQKGMPVKIVALYHPKTPVVLISHPDKPVKQPKDLEGKTVAHSVGETGTSYLAVFCAVNGIDCDKVKKVQMDAQSRVPQFLQKQVDAVSLYRTSDLPVLEAKAGTKFPLLDLAENGLAIPGLAAVSSNAIIAKRPDVLRRYLAAVNEGIAATRKDPKSAAAALMKSWQGSPPQDVVQAQVQATMDAVKTEAGKPVGWIDAKAISQALDLIKTDEAIGTPKPVETFFTNDLLPAL; this is translated from the coding sequence ATGCGACTCCTGCAACTGCGCATTCCCTCGTTCTCCCGCCTCCGCACGGCTGCCCTGGCGGCCGCGCTTGCCGCCACTTCCACCGCATGGGCCGCCGATGAAGTGAAAGTGCGGTTCAGCTGGAAGCTCAAGGGCGAGTACGGACACCTCTACCTGGCACAGGAGCAGGGCCTCTACGCCGCCAAGGATCTGACCGTGCGGATGGGCGAGGGCGCGGGCGCGCCCGCCGCCCTCGGCGCGCTGTTGCAGGGGCAGGAAGACGTGGTGGTGATGCCCGCCATCTTTGCGGTGTCGGCGATCCAGAAAGGCATGCCGGTCAAGATCGTCGCGCTCTACCACCCGAAGACTCCCGTGGTACTGATTTCCCACCCCGACAAGCCCGTGAAGCAACCGAAGGACCTGGAAGGCAAGACGGTCGCCCACTCGGTGGGAGAGACAGGCACCTCCTACCTGGCCGTCTTCTGTGCGGTCAACGGCATCGACTGCGACAAGGTCAAGAAGGTGCAAATGGATGCGCAGTCGCGCGTTCCCCAGTTTCTTCAGAAGCAGGTGGATGCAGTGAGCCTCTATCGCACCAGTGATCTGCCGGTGCTCGAGGCCAAGGCCGGCACCAAGTTCCCGCTGCTCGACCTGGCTGAGAACGGTCTCGCCATTCCCGGGCTGGCCGCGGTGTCGAGCAATGCGATCATCGCCAAGAGGCCCGATGTGCTGAGGCGCTACCTCGCGGCGGTCAATGAAGGCATCGCCGCAACGCGCAAGGATCCGAAGTCGGCCGCCGCCGCCTTGATGAAGTCCTGGCAGGGCAGCCCGCCCCAGGATGTCGTGCAAGCGCAGGTGCAAGCCACGATGGACGCAGTGAAAACCGAGGCCGGCAAGCCGGTCGGCTGGATCGATGCGAAGGCGATCTCGCAGGCGCTGGACCTGATCAAGACCGACGAGGCGATCGGGACACCCAAGCCCGTGGAGACTTTCTTCACCAACGACCTCCTGCCTGCCCTGTGA
- a CDS encoding CobW family GTP-binding protein, which translates to MEDERLPADGRVPIHVLTGFLGSGKTTLLRHLLAEPDLADTAVVINEFGEVGLDHLLVREVAEDVVLLSSGCLCCSVRDDLVSTLAELHALMRTGEIPAFARVVVETTGLADPAPIMQAILSETTLVRWFRLGQVITTVDAVNGEQTLARHREARQQLAMADRLILSKTDLVGESEADALGDKLRAMNPSASLLFSRKAQLPAAEILKEADGQWRAAAAPQLGPVFDRADGTPAMPSAQGHDDAIKSFTVSLPQPVEWPAFVEWLQLLLAARGDSILRVKGLLAVNDDSRPVVVQGVQHVLYPIERLPAWPGASAGPGWIVFIARDLTQQAIENSIRSVYETSLA; encoded by the coding sequence ATGGAAGACGAAAGGCTCCCGGCCGACGGCCGCGTGCCGATCCATGTGCTGACCGGCTTCCTCGGCAGCGGCAAGACCACGCTGCTGCGTCACCTGCTGGCAGAACCTGATCTCGCAGACACCGCGGTCGTCATCAATGAGTTCGGAGAAGTCGGCCTTGACCACCTGCTGGTGCGCGAGGTTGCCGAAGATGTCGTGCTGCTGAGCTCGGGCTGCCTGTGCTGCTCGGTGCGCGACGACCTGGTGTCCACGCTGGCCGAACTGCATGCCCTGATGCGCACCGGCGAGATTCCAGCCTTTGCACGTGTCGTCGTCGAGACCACCGGACTGGCGGACCCGGCACCGATCATGCAGGCCATCCTGAGCGAGACCACGCTCGTGCGGTGGTTCCGTCTCGGCCAGGTGATCACGACGGTGGACGCCGTCAACGGCGAGCAGACGCTGGCTCGTCATCGCGAAGCGAGGCAGCAGCTCGCCATGGCCGACCGGCTGATCCTGAGCAAGACCGATCTGGTCGGCGAGTCCGAAGCCGACGCGCTGGGCGACAAGCTGCGGGCGATGAATCCGTCGGCGAGCCTGCTCTTCTCGCGCAAGGCGCAGCTGCCGGCCGCCGAGATCCTCAAGGAAGCCGATGGCCAATGGCGTGCCGCTGCAGCACCTCAGCTCGGACCGGTCTTTGACCGCGCGGACGGGACGCCTGCGATGCCTTCCGCACAAGGACACGATGACGCCATCAAGTCGTTCACGGTATCGCTCCCGCAGCCGGTCGAGTGGCCTGCCTTCGTCGAATGGCTGCAACTGCTGCTCGCCGCCCGCGGCGATTCGATCCTGCGCGTCAAAGGCCTGTTGGCGGTGAACGATGATTCGCGCCCCGTCGTTGTGCAGGGCGTGCAGCACGTGCTGTACCCGATCGAGCGCCTGCCGGCATGGCCCGGCGCCTCGGCAGGGCCCGGCTGGATTGTCTTCATCGCACGCGACCTGACGCAGCAGGCGATCGAGAACTCAATCCGCAGCGTCTACGAGACCAGCCTGGCCTGA